One window from the genome of Streptomyces sp. NBC_00287 encodes:
- a CDS encoding aldo/keto reductase: MRYRLLGRTGLRVSELFLGAMTFGEEGGVGTPPQECARILDAYAEAGGNVIDTAVNYRDGLSETIVGELLKGRRDRFVLSTKYTCSRDGADPNAAGNHRKNLTLSLETSLRRLGTDYIDVYWVHIWDRNTPIEETMRALDDAVRSGKVLYIGISDAPAWLVSRANTLAELRGWTEFAAIQVPYSLLNRDIERELLPMAEAFGMSVAAWSPLQGGILSGKYTRPGGVGGDEPARLDAGSIGEREHTVARAVQSAADELGASPSQVALAWTMARSDAVHPIVGARRVEQLVDNLGAAELALPAEVVTRLEETTGFRLGFPAEFIDGTSPWVYGAAGQRVVPRRVR, from the coding sequence TTGCGTTACCGGCTTCTGGGCCGCACCGGCCTGCGGGTGTCCGAGCTGTTCCTCGGCGCCATGACGTTCGGCGAGGAGGGCGGGGTGGGTACGCCCCCTCAGGAGTGCGCGCGCATCCTCGACGCGTACGCCGAGGCCGGCGGGAACGTGATCGACACCGCCGTCAACTACCGCGACGGGCTGAGCGAGACGATCGTCGGCGAGCTGCTGAAGGGGCGCCGCGACCGTTTTGTGCTGTCCACCAAGTACACCTGCTCACGCGACGGCGCGGACCCGAACGCCGCGGGCAACCACCGCAAGAACCTGACGCTGTCGCTGGAGACCAGCCTGCGCAGGCTCGGCACCGACTACATCGATGTGTACTGGGTGCACATCTGGGACCGCAACACGCCCATCGAGGAGACGATGCGCGCCCTCGACGACGCCGTCCGCTCCGGAAAGGTGCTCTACATCGGCATCTCGGACGCCCCGGCCTGGCTGGTGTCCCGTGCCAACACCCTTGCGGAGCTGCGCGGTTGGACCGAGTTCGCCGCGATCCAGGTGCCGTACAGCCTGCTGAACCGGGACATCGAGCGGGAACTGCTGCCGATGGCCGAGGCGTTCGGGATGTCGGTGGCGGCGTGGAGCCCGTTGCAGGGCGGGATCCTGTCCGGCAAGTACACGCGTCCTGGCGGGGTCGGCGGGGACGAGCCCGCGCGGCTGGACGCGGGCTCCATCGGCGAACGGGAGCACACCGTGGCGCGGGCCGTGCAGTCGGCGGCGGACGAACTCGGTGCGTCCCCCTCGCAGGTCGCCCTCGCCTGGACCATGGCCCGCTCCGACGCCGTACACCCGATCGTGGGCGCACGGCGGGTGGAGCAGCTCGTGGACAACCTGGGTGCGGCCGAACTGGCCCTGCCCGCCGAGGTGGTGACGAGGCTGGAGGAGACGACCGGCTTCCGCCTCGGCTTCCCCGCCGAGTTCATCGACGGCACCTCGCCCTGGGTCTACGGGGCGGCGGGACAGCGCGTGGTGCCCCGCCGCGTCCGCTGA
- a CDS encoding response regulator transcription factor, with protein sequence MTAIRLLLVDDDPLVRAGLSLMMGGADDIEIVGEASDGAEVEELVERTHPDVVLMDIRMPSVDGLTATERLRGRPDAPQVVLLTTFHADEHVLRALRAGAAGFVLKDTPPAEIVDAVRRVAAGDPVLSPTVTRQLMEHAAGGAADTRRTRARVRIAALNDRESEVAVAVGRGLSNAEIATTLFMSVATVKTHVSRILTKLDLNNRVQIALLAYDAGLLEEADEDGH encoded by the coding sequence ATGACAGCGATCAGACTGCTCCTCGTCGACGACGACCCGCTGGTCCGGGCCGGTCTGTCCCTGATGATGGGCGGCGCGGACGACATCGAGATCGTCGGCGAGGCCTCCGACGGCGCCGAGGTCGAGGAACTCGTCGAGCGCACCCACCCGGACGTGGTGCTGATGGACATCCGGATGCCCTCGGTGGACGGCCTCACCGCCACGGAACGCCTGCGCGGCCGCCCCGACGCCCCGCAGGTGGTCCTGCTCACCACCTTCCACGCCGACGAGCACGTCCTGCGCGCCCTCCGCGCGGGCGCCGCCGGATTCGTCCTCAAGGACACCCCGCCCGCCGAGATCGTCGACGCGGTACGGCGGGTCGCGGCGGGCGATCCCGTCCTGTCCCCCACCGTGACACGGCAGTTGATGGAGCACGCGGCGGGTGGCGCCGCCGATACCCGCCGTACACGCGCGCGTGTCCGTATCGCCGCCCTGAACGACCGCGAGAGCGAGGTCGCCGTCGCGGTGGGCCGCGGACTGTCCAACGCGGAGATCGCCACGACCCTGTTCATGAGCGTCGCGACGGTGAAGACCCATGTCTCCCGCATCCTGACCAAGCTCGATCTCAACAACCGGGTCCAGATCGCGCTGCTGGCCTATGACGCGGGACTGCTCGAAGAGGCCGACGAGGACGGGCACTAG
- a CDS encoding cytochrome P450 family protein: MSGFIDLGEFGAEFRRNPHPVYASLRAKGPLHRVRPPEWETETWLVVGHEEARAALADPRLAKDGAKIGTPALDEELVGKTLLSTDPPQHTRLRGLLSRSFTMRRVEELRPRIQQITDDLLDTMLPYGRADLVASFALPLPLTVICELLGAPEMSRAEFRKMATESIAPSSPAAAHEAFAGLGAYFTELIEDKRASGPSDDLLSDLVHTSAEDGAPISPDELRGMAFILLIAGYESTVNLIASGVHALLTHPDQLAALRADMTLIDGAVEEMLRFEGPIENATFRYAAEPLEIGGVRIEAHEPVMICLAAADRDADRYPDPERFDIRRDSRGHLAFGHGIHFCVGAPLARIEARTAIRALLERAPDLALDGPPGDWLPGTLIRGMRSLPVRW; encoded by the coding sequence ATGAGCGGATTCATCGATCTGGGCGAGTTCGGCGCGGAGTTCCGGCGCAATCCGCATCCGGTGTATGCGAGCCTGCGCGCCAAGGGGCCATTACACCGGGTCCGGCCGCCCGAATGGGAGACGGAGACCTGGCTGGTCGTCGGCCATGAGGAGGCGCGGGCGGCGCTGGCCGACCCCCGGCTGGCCAAGGACGGCGCCAAGATCGGCACACCGGCGCTGGACGAGGAACTGGTCGGCAAGACCCTGCTGAGCACCGACCCGCCCCAGCACACCCGGCTGCGTGGTCTGCTCTCTCGCTCCTTCACCATGCGTCGCGTGGAGGAACTGCGCCCGCGGATCCAGCAGATCACCGACGACCTGCTCGACACGATGCTGCCGTACGGCCGTGCAGACCTGGTGGCGTCCTTCGCGCTCCCGCTTCCGCTCACCGTCATCTGCGAACTGCTCGGTGCGCCCGAGATGTCCCGTGCCGAGTTCCGCAAGATGGCCACCGAGTCGATCGCGCCCAGCAGCCCGGCCGCCGCGCACGAGGCCTTCGCCGGCCTCGGCGCGTACTTCACCGAGCTCATCGAGGACAAGCGGGCCTCGGGCCCGAGCGACGACCTGCTCAGCGACCTCGTCCACACCAGCGCCGAGGACGGCGCCCCGATCTCCCCGGACGAACTGCGCGGCATGGCCTTCATCCTGCTGATCGCGGGCTACGAGAGCACGGTCAACCTCATCGCCAGCGGCGTCCACGCCCTGCTCACCCACCCCGACCAACTCGCCGCGCTCCGGGCCGACATGACCCTCATCGACGGCGCGGTCGAGGAGATGCTGCGCTTCGAGGGCCCGATCGAGAACGCGACGTTCCGGTATGCCGCCGAGCCGTTGGAGATAGGCGGCGTCCGGATAGAGGCGCACGAGCCGGTGATGATCTGCCTCGCCGCCGCGGACCGGGACGCGGACCGCTATCCCGACCCCGAACGCTTCGACATCCGCCGCGACAGCCGTGGCCATCTCGCCTTCGGCCACGGCATCCACTTCTGTGTGGGCGCCCCACTGGCCCGCATCGAGGCGCGCACGGCGATCCGCGCACTCCTGGAGCGCGCCCCCGACCTCGCTCTCGACGGCCCACCCGGCGACTGGCTGCCGGGCACGCTGATACGCGGCATGCGGAGCCTGCCGGTGCGGTGGTAA
- a CDS encoding Gfo/Idh/MocA family oxidoreductase, translating to MRIGVIGTGRIGTIHANTLSRHREVGSLILTDADPARAAELALRLGETAAPGVDEIFKWGVDGVVITTATSAHAELIGRAARSGLPVFCEKPIALDLPGTLQAIGEVETAGTILQMGFQRRFDAGYAGAREAVRAGRLGRLHTVRALTCDQAPPPAEYLPLSGGLYRDTLIHDFDVLRWVTGREVVDVYAAGSDAGGAMFRAADDVDTAAVVLTLDDGTLATATATRLNGAGYDVRMELAGERDTIVVGLDDRTPIASTEPSGPPAADKPWPGFLERFGPAYEAELAAFVEVVRGERANPCDGREALQALRVAEACELSRRERRPVRLAEIPGGSAAAV from the coding sequence ATGCGCATCGGAGTCATCGGTACGGGTCGGATCGGCACTATCCATGCCAACACATTGAGCCGGCACCGGGAGGTCGGTTCGTTGATCCTCACGGACGCCGATCCCGCGCGGGCGGCGGAGCTGGCGCTGCGTCTCGGCGAGACGGCGGCGCCGGGGGTCGACGAGATCTTCAAGTGGGGCGTGGACGGCGTGGTGATCACCACGGCGACGTCGGCGCATGCCGAGCTGATCGGACGGGCGGCGCGCTCGGGGCTTCCGGTGTTCTGCGAGAAGCCCATCGCGCTGGATCTGCCCGGCACACTGCAGGCGATCGGCGAGGTGGAGACCGCCGGAACGATCCTTCAGATGGGTTTCCAGCGCCGCTTCGACGCGGGGTATGCGGGGGCCCGGGAGGCGGTGCGCGCGGGGCGGCTCGGACGGCTGCACACCGTACGGGCGCTGACCTGCGACCAGGCGCCGCCGCCCGCCGAGTATCTGCCGCTGTCCGGCGGGCTGTACCGGGACACGCTGATCCATGACTTCGATGTGCTGCGCTGGGTGACCGGACGCGAGGTGGTCGATGTGTACGCGGCCGGGTCCGACGCCGGTGGGGCGATGTTCCGTGCGGCGGACGACGTGGACACCGCGGCGGTGGTGCTCACCCTGGACGACGGCACGCTCGCGACGGCCACGGCGACGCGGCTGAACGGCGCCGGCTACGACGTGCGCATGGAGCTGGCCGGGGAGCGGGACACGATCGTCGTGGGCCTGGACGACCGGACGCCGATCGCGTCCACCGAGCCGAGCGGACCGCCGGCCGCGGACAAGCCCTGGCCCGGCTTCCTGGAACGCTTCGGGCCCGCCTACGAGGCCGAGCTCGCGGCGTTCGTCGAGGTGGTCCGGGGTGAGCGGGCCAACCCCTGCGACGGCCGCGAGGCCTTGCAGGCGCTGCGGGTGGCCGAGGCGTGCGAACTGTCCAGGCGCGAACGAAGACCCGTACGGCTGGCGGAGATCCCGGGCGGGAGCGCGGCGGCGGTGTGA
- a CDS encoding GntR family transcriptional regulator: MSLDLSVDRSSPVPLYFQLSQQLEAAIEHGALTPGSLLGNEIELAARLGLSRPTVRQAIQSLVDKGLLVRRRGVGTQVVHSQVKRPLELSSLYDDLEAAGQRPATKVLVNTVVAASAEVAAALGVAEGSDVHHVERLRLAHGEPMAYLCNHLPGGLLDLDTAQLEATGLYRLMRAAGITLHSARQSIGARSATAAEAERLTEDEGAPLLTMQRTTFDDTGRAVEFGDHIYRPSRYSFEFQLLVRP, from the coding sequence GTGTCGCTCGACCTCAGTGTGGACCGGAGCAGCCCGGTGCCGTTGTACTTCCAGCTGTCCCAGCAGCTGGAGGCCGCGATCGAGCACGGAGCGCTCACCCCCGGCAGCCTGCTGGGCAACGAGATCGAACTCGCCGCACGGCTCGGCCTCTCCCGGCCCACCGTCCGCCAGGCCATCCAGTCGCTCGTCGACAAGGGCCTGCTGGTCCGTCGCCGCGGAGTCGGCACCCAGGTCGTGCACAGCCAGGTGAAGCGCCCCCTGGAGCTCAGCAGCCTCTACGACGACCTGGAGGCCGCGGGCCAGCGCCCCGCCACCAAGGTCCTGGTCAACACCGTCGTCGCGGCCTCCGCCGAAGTGGCGGCCGCGCTCGGCGTCGCCGAGGGCAGCGACGTACACCATGTGGAGCGGCTGCGCCTCGCGCACGGCGAGCCGATGGCGTACCTGTGCAACCACCTGCCCGGCGGACTGCTCGACCTGGACACCGCCCAGCTGGAGGCCACGGGCCTCTACCGGCTGATGCGCGCCGCCGGGATCACCCTGCACAGTGCCCGCCAGTCCATCGGCGCCCGTTCCGCCACCGCCGCCGAGGCCGAGCGGCTCACCGAGGACGAGGGTGCCCCGCTGCTCACCATGCAGCGCACCACCTTCGACGACACCGGCCGGGCGGTCGAGTTCGGCGACCACATCTACCGGCCGAGCCGCTATTCGTTCGAGTTCCAGCTCCTCGTAAGGCCGTAA
- a CDS encoding sugar ABC transporter substrate-binding protein — translation MARFRTWAGIALAGALCVSLAGCSSTGGKRAEDARKAAAAQGKAAVNTPRWTFAMITHSGDGDTFWDIVQNGAKQAAVKDNINFLYSHDDEAQQQAQLVDAAVDKQVDGIIVTLAKPDAMKAAVARARKAGIPVITVNSGSEESKAFGALTHIGQDETIAGEAVGEELNKRGRKKAVCVLHEQGNVGHEQRCDGVKNTFDGTVQDLYVTGTSMPDVQSAIEAKLQADSSIDSVVTLGAPYADTAVKAKQGAGSDAEIDTFDLNAKVAASLKDGTLGFAVDQQPYLQGYEAVDLLWLYKYNDDVLGGGKPVLTGPQIITKDQAAALEEYTERGTR, via the coding sequence GTGGCACGGTTTCGGACCTGGGCAGGGATCGCGTTGGCGGGGGCACTCTGCGTCTCCCTCGCCGGATGCAGCAGCACCGGCGGCAAACGCGCCGAGGACGCTCGCAAGGCAGCGGCGGCCCAGGGGAAGGCGGCGGTGAACACCCCCCGCTGGACCTTCGCGATGATCACCCACTCGGGTGATGGCGACACCTTCTGGGACATCGTCCAGAACGGCGCCAAGCAGGCCGCCGTCAAGGACAACATCAACTTCCTGTACTCCCACGACGACGAGGCCCAGCAGCAGGCGCAGCTCGTCGACGCCGCCGTCGACAAGCAGGTCGACGGAATCATCGTCACCCTCGCCAAGCCCGACGCCATGAAGGCGGCCGTGGCACGCGCCCGCAAGGCCGGCATCCCGGTGATCACCGTGAACTCCGGCTCGGAGGAGTCCAAGGCGTTCGGCGCGCTCACCCACATCGGCCAGGACGAGACCATCGCCGGCGAGGCCGTCGGCGAGGAGCTGAACAAGCGCGGCCGCAAGAAGGCCGTCTGCGTCCTGCACGAGCAGGGCAACGTCGGCCACGAACAGCGCTGCGACGGCGTGAAGAACACCTTCGACGGCACCGTCCAGGACCTGTACGTCACCGGCACGAGCATGCCGGACGTGCAGTCCGCCATCGAGGCCAAGCTCCAGGCCGACAGCTCCATCGACTCGGTCGTCACGCTCGGTGCCCCGTACGCCGACACCGCTGTCAAGGCCAAGCAGGGCGCCGGCAGCGACGCCGAGATCGACACCTTCGACCTCAACGCCAAGGTGGCGGCCTCGCTCAAGGACGGCACCCTCGGCTTCGCCGTGGACCAGCAGCCGTACCTCCAGGGCTACGAGGCCGTGGACCTGCTGTGGCTGTACAAGTACAACGACGATGTCCTCGGCGGCGGCAAGCCGGTGCTCACCGGTCCCCAGATCATCACCAAGGACCAGGCCGCCGCGCTGGAGGAGTACACCGAGCGGGGCACCCGATGA
- a CDS encoding ABC transporter permease: MTATTVDERLLETSPLRKLLSRPELGSVVGAIAVFVFFALVADGFLRAASLSTVLYASSTIGIMAVPVALLMIGGEFDLSAGVMVTSSALVSSMFSYQMTANTWVGVGVSLLVTLAIGAFNGIMLTRTKLPSFIITLGTFLMLTGINLGFTKLIDGTVSTKSIADMEGFESARDVFASTLTIGDVDFKITILWWIGLVALASWILLRTRAGNWIFAVGGNQDAARAVGVPVTKTKIGLYMGVGFGAWISGQHLLFSYDVVQSGEGVGNELIYIIAAVIGGCLITGGYGSAVGSAVGAFIFGMTSKGIVFAEWNPDWFKFFLGAMLLLATLLNAWVRKRAEATK; this comes from the coding sequence ATGACCGCGACCACGGTGGACGAGCGACTCCTCGAAACCTCCCCCCTCCGCAAGCTGCTGAGCCGCCCCGAACTCGGCTCGGTCGTCGGCGCGATCGCCGTCTTCGTCTTCTTCGCGCTCGTCGCCGACGGCTTCCTGCGCGCCGCCAGCCTCAGCACGGTCCTGTACGCCTCCTCGACGATCGGCATCATGGCGGTCCCCGTCGCCCTGCTGATGATCGGCGGCGAGTTCGACCTGTCCGCGGGCGTCATGGTGACCTCGTCGGCCCTCGTGTCGTCGATGTTCAGCTACCAGATGACCGCCAACACCTGGGTCGGCGTAGGCGTCTCGCTGCTGGTCACCCTGGCCATCGGCGCCTTCAACGGCATCATGCTCACCCGCACCAAACTGCCGAGCTTCATCATCACGCTCGGCACCTTCCTGATGCTGACCGGCATAAACCTCGGCTTCACCAAGCTGATCGACGGCACGGTCTCGACCAAGTCGATCGCCGACATGGAGGGCTTCGAGAGCGCGCGCGACGTCTTCGCCTCGACGCTGACGATCGGCGACGTCGACTTCAAGATCACGATCCTGTGGTGGATCGGCCTGGTCGCCCTCGCCTCCTGGATCCTGCTGCGCACCCGCGCCGGCAACTGGATCTTCGCCGTCGGCGGCAACCAGGACGCGGCTCGCGCGGTCGGCGTCCCGGTGACCAAGACCAAGATCGGCCTCTACATGGGCGTCGGATTCGGCGCCTGGATCTCCGGCCAGCACCTGCTCTTCTCGTACGACGTCGTCCAGTCCGGCGAGGGCGTCGGCAACGAGCTGATCTACATCATCGCCGCCGTCATCGGCGGCTGTCTGATCACCGGCGGCTACGGCAGCGCGGTCGGTTCGGCGGTCGGCGCCTTCATCTTCGGCATGACCAGCAAGGGCATCGTCTTCGCCGAGTGGAACCCCGACTGGTTCAAGTTCTTCCTCGGAGCGATGCTGCTCCTCGCGACCCTGCTCAACGCCTGGGTCCGCAAGCGCGCGGAGGCCACCAAGTGA
- a CDS encoding ATP-binding cassette domain-containing protein → MTLVELADVSKHYGNIRALEGVSLEVRAGEITCVLGDNGAGKSTLIKIIAGLHQHDGGVLRLDGEETKLSSPREALDRGIATVYQDLAVVPLMPVWRNFFLGSEPRKGVGPFKRMDVDFMKRATHAELLRMGIDLRDVDQPIGTLSGGERQCVAIARAVYFGAKVLVLDEPTAALGVKQSGVVLKYVAAARDEGLGVVFITHNPHHAYMVGDRFVLLKRGAMVGNHTRDETTLDELTRQMAGGNELDDLRHELKRA, encoded by the coding sequence GTGACACTCGTCGAGCTGGCGGACGTCAGCAAGCACTACGGCAATATCCGCGCCCTCGAAGGGGTCTCCCTGGAGGTCAGGGCGGGCGAGATCACCTGCGTCCTCGGCGACAACGGCGCGGGCAAGTCCACCCTGATCAAGATCATCGCGGGTCTGCACCAGCACGACGGCGGCGTCCTGCGCCTCGACGGCGAGGAGACGAAGCTGTCCTCCCCGCGCGAGGCCCTGGACCGCGGCATCGCCACGGTCTACCAGGACCTGGCCGTCGTACCCCTGATGCCGGTCTGGCGGAACTTCTTCCTGGGCTCCGAACCCCGCAAGGGCGTGGGCCCCTTCAAGCGCATGGACGTCGACTTCATGAAGAGGGCGACCCACGCGGAACTGCTGCGCATGGGCATCGACCTCCGGGACGTCGACCAGCCCATCGGCACCCTGTCGGGCGGCGAACGCCAGTGCGTGGCCATCGCGCGAGCGGTCTACTTCGGCGCCAAGGTGCTGGTCCTCGACGAACCCACGGCGGCGCTGGGCGTGAAGCAGTCCGGGGTGGTCCTGAAGTACGTGGCGGCCGCGCGGGACGAGGGCCTGGGGGTTGTGTTCATCACACACAACCCGCACCACGCGTATATGGTCGGCGACCGCTTCGTCCTGCTGAAGAGGGGCGCGATGGTGGGGAATCACACGCGGGACGAGACCACACTGGACGAGCTGACGAGGCAGATGGCAGGCGGAAACGAGCTGGACGATCTACGCCATGAACTGAAACGTGCCTAG
- a CDS encoding ROK family glucokinase: MSTYGTFNAPIGSRRAPALRTVGTRERRSHLTAPRVPTVGIDIGGTKVMAGVVDADGNILEKLRAETPDKSKSPKVVEDTIVELVLDLSDRHDVHAVGIGAAGWVDADRNRVLFAPHLSWRNEPLRDRLAGRLAVPVLVDNDANTAAWAEWRFGAGRGEDHLVMITLGTGIGGAILEDGQVKRGKFGVAGEFGHMQVVPGGHRCPCGNRGCWEQYSSGNALVREARELAAADSPVAYGIIEHVKGNISDITGPMITELAREGDAMCIELLQDIGQWLGVGIANLAAALDPSCFVIGGGVSAADDLLIAPAREAFKRHLTGRGYRPEARIARAQLGPEAGMVGAADLARLVARRFRRANRRRVERHERYERYVSSRRASQGPA, translated from the coding sequence ATGAGCACCTACGGCACCTTCAACGCCCCCATCGGCTCCCGCCGCGCCCCGGCGCTCCGTACCGTCGGCACAAGGGAGCGGCGGTCACATCTGACCGCACCCCGCGTGCCTACGGTGGGCATCGACATCGGCGGCACCAAGGTGATGGCCGGCGTCGTCGACGCCGACGGCAACATCCTGGAGAAGCTCCGCGCGGAGACCCCGGACAAGTCCAAGAGCCCCAAGGTCGTCGAGGACACCATCGTCGAACTGGTCCTGGACCTGTCCGACCGCCACGACGTGCACGCCGTCGGCATCGGCGCGGCCGGCTGGGTCGACGCCGACCGCAACCGCGTCCTGTTCGCCCCGCACCTGTCCTGGCGCAACGAGCCGCTCAGGGACCGTCTCGCCGGGCGCCTGGCCGTCCCCGTGCTGGTCGACAACGACGCCAACACCGCCGCCTGGGCGGAGTGGCGGTTCGGCGCGGGCCGCGGCGAGGACCACCTGGTGATGATCACGCTGGGCACCGGTATCGGCGGCGCGATCCTGGAGGACGGGCAGGTCAAGCGCGGCAAGTTCGGCGTGGCCGGTGAGTTCGGCCATATGCAGGTCGTGCCCGGCGGCCACCGCTGCCCGTGCGGCAACCGCGGCTGCTGGGAGCAGTACAGCTCCGGCAACGCGCTGGTGCGCGAGGCACGTGAACTGGCGGCGGCCGACTCCCCGGTGGCGTACGGGATCATCGAGCACGTCAAGGGCAACATCTCCGACATCACCGGCCCGATGATCACCGAGCTGGCCCGCGAGGGCGACGCCATGTGCATCGAGCTGCTCCAGGACATCGGCCAGTGGCTCGGCGTCGGCATCGCCAACCTGGCGGCAGCCCTCGACCCGTCCTGCTTCGTCATCGGCGGAGGCGTCTCGGCCGCCGACGACCTGCTGATCGCCCCCGCGCGGGAGGCCTTCAAGCGCCATCTGACCGGCCGCGGCTACCGCCCCGAGGCCCGGATCGCGCGCGCCCAGCTCGGCCCCGAGGCCGGCATGGTCGGCGCCGCCGACCTCGCCCGGCTGGTCGCCCGCCGCTTCCGGCGCGCCAATCGGCGCCGGGTGGAGCGCCATGAGCGTTACGAGCGGTATGTGTCGTCCCGCCGTGCGTCGCAGGGGCCCGCGTGA
- a CDS encoding sugar kinase: MTAELPRQADPADEPSRPAEDRRHKFRRRALTLLIIGLLIGVPAGYLVISANQSRDSGKDKEAKYSARGLTEGWPSKVQRRLYQVPIPHPANQVAYYETNNWRTSRLYVQFQTTHAGLDTFLAGLGLSRDDLKRDDVTIGARDQKVTGWKFTGEGSRPGTNFGIVREQKNPAPTQDIVVNTGNPTYPMVYVVSRTVP, encoded by the coding sequence GTGACCGCTGAACTGCCCCGTCAGGCCGACCCGGCGGACGAGCCGTCCCGGCCCGCCGAGGACCGGCGCCACAAGTTCCGCCGCAGGGCGCTCACCCTGCTCATCATCGGGCTGCTCATCGGCGTCCCGGCCGGCTACCTGGTGATCTCCGCCAACCAGAGCCGGGACAGCGGCAAGGACAAGGAGGCGAAGTACTCGGCGAGGGGACTCACCGAGGGCTGGCCGTCCAAGGTCCAGCGCCGCCTCTACCAGGTGCCGATCCCGCACCCCGCGAACCAGGTCGCGTACTACGAGACCAACAACTGGCGCACCAGCCGGCTCTACGTCCAGTTCCAGACCACGCACGCCGGTCTGGACACCTTCCTCGCCGGCCTCGGACTGAGCCGGGACGACCTGAAGCGGGACGACGTCACGATCGGCGCCCGCGACCAGAAGGTCACCGGCTGGAAGTTCACGGGCGAGGGCTCCCGGCCCGGCACCAACTTCGGAATCGTCCGCGAGCAGAAGAACCCAGCGCCCACCCAGGACATCGTGGTGAACACGGGCAACCCGACGTATCCCATGGTCTACGTCGTCTCCCGCACGGTTCCCTAG